From the genome of Etheostoma spectabile isolate EspeVRDwgs_2016 chromosome 10, UIUC_Espe_1.0, whole genome shotgun sequence, one region includes:
- the map7d3 gene encoding MAP7 domain-containing protein 2 isoform X18 — MHTIFDVHVPVVSEFYRLRCVTRPCFRKKTEKENFIEMAEGTTTLKGLRAQMAAAAQAQAEERRSLAGNSPGPTTNAPAKPQGGSRPVIDGAALRIDDRLRVAKERREEAERQQVLRDSQIMERERKAKMQVERQMEERQKKVDEQRRKEEQKRLAVEEKRKQKQEEEKEHYEAVMRRTLERSQRVEQRQKRWSWGGLSTDTDGQTVDKRSTSTMNLKQLSEGGINKRLSSSSATLIKSPDKTSASPLHPPRGPVRSRSIDRQKSSMTTSVSADGALDPSLKDKQFTSPGGQRPASPSTTMGRNRSPSPAPNPAPKRTPSPTASKQNPKTRPPSPSAMKQRPPSPQPMSAKPPPIQKPALTPTGASTLRKRDSKSKELCPIQAVSQQSSDSSKTKEKDDSKASTGTNSAAEAAKILAENRRLMREQKEREELLRIQREEEEKLRKEEEIRLAEEARLKRLEEEKKLAEERKIKDEEDARLAEEERVRMAEEEAVKQAELQKEREEAEAKALEEAERVRLERERIMQQNQQERMERKKRIEEIMKRTRKAEQNDLKRDGDKQDEGDEGDEGDEADEADEADEADEADEADEAEDYETQSQTDDIGMDDDKNESSLSFGEPVAQREEPLGSVNGKAETDDKENNNGISTDETQAVSPVPKGRLVEGSEFLNEQDSAKVGLVSGLNGKSNQWSFEELIDLNVHSKTRPLIEAEDCNQVLINCDGSSDGTRVAFEDKGTPVNTLHSPNQPIEALSEI, encoded by the exons ATGCACACTATCTTTGATGTCCACGTCCCCGTGGTGTCCGAGTTCTACCGGCTGCGATGTGTTACGCGCCCctgctttagaaaaaaaacagagaaggaAAACTTCATAGAAATGGCGGAGGGTACTACGACTCTCAAAGGCTTGCGAGCCCAAATGG CTGCAGCTGCACAGGCACAAGCCGAGGAGCGGCGCAGCCTGGCAGGAAACAGCCCAGGACCTACAACCAACGCACCAGCTAAACCTCAGGGGGGGAGTAGGCCAG TCATTGACGGTGCCGCACTTAGAATAGACGACCGGCTGCGAGTGGCAAAAGAGAGACGAGAGGAGGCAGAGAGACAACAGG TTTTGAGAGACTCTCAGATCATGGAGCGGGAGCGCAAGGCCAAGATGCAAGTGGAGCGTCAGATGGAGGAGCGTCAGAAAAAGGTTGATGAACAGCGAAGAAAGGAGGAGCAGAAACGATTGGCtgtggaggagaagaggaagcagaaacaggaagaggaaaag GAGCATTACGAGGCAGTGATGCGGCGGACATTGGAGCGCAGTCAGCGAGTGGAGCAGAGGCAGAAAAGATGGTCCTGGGGAGGACTGTCCACAGACACAGATGGACAAACAG TGGACAAGCGTTCCACATCCACCATGAATCTGAAACAGCTGTCCGAGGGTGGCATCAACAAACGCctatcctcctcctctgccaccCTTATCAAATCTCCTGACAAAA CCTCTGCCAGTCCCCTGCATCCACCAAGGGGACCTGTGCGCAGCCGCAGCATTGACCGGCAGAAGAGTAGCATGACCACCTCTGTGTCGGCCGACGGAGCCCTTGACCCTTCGCTG AAGGACAAGCAGTTTACATCGCCTGGAGGGCAACGTCCCGCCTCCCCATCTACTACCATGGGACGCAACCGTTCACCATCCCCAGCCCCCAATCCAGCCCCAAAGAGGACCCCCTCCCCAACAGCATCCAA GCAAAATCCTAAGACACGCCCACCCTCACCGAGTGCAATGAAACAGCGCCCCCCATCCCCCCAGCCTATGTCAGCCAAACCTCCACCTATCCAGAAACCAGCTCTCACTCCAACAGGGGCCTCCACCTTGCGAAAAAGGGACTCCAAGTCCAAGGAACTGTGTCCGATCCAGGCTGTGTCTCAACAGTCCTCTGATTCCAGCAAGACCAAAGAGAAAGATG ACTCTAAAGCCTCAACGGGCACCAACTCGGCCGCTGAGGCAGCCAAGATCCTGGCGGAGAACCGCAGACTGATGCgagagcagaaagagagagaggagctgctcaggatacagagggaggaagaggagaa GCTGAGAAAGGAAGAAGAGATACGTTTAGCGGAAGAGGCACGACTGAAACGCctagaggaggagaagaaactTGCAGAGGAAAGGAAAATTAAAGACGAGGAAGATGCTCGCCTAGCCGAGGAGGAGCGGGTGAGAATGGCAGAAGAGGAGGCAGTGAAACAGGCCGAGCTCCAGAAGGAACGGGAGGAGGCTGAGGCCAAGGCCCtggaggaggcagagagagtCCGTCTGGAGAGAGAGCGCATCATGCAGCAGAACCAGCAAGAACGAATGGAGAGGAAGAAG AGAATTGAAGAGATAATGAAGAGAACAAGAAAAGCGGAGCAAAATGACTTGAAG AGAGATGGTGATAAACAGGACGAGGGAGACGAGGGAGACGAGGGGGACGAGGCAGACGAGGCAGACGAGGCAGACGAGGCAGACGAGGCAGACGAGGCAGACGAGGCAGAGGACTATGAAACCCAGA GCCAGACAGATGACATCGGCATGGACGATGACAAAAATGAGAGTAGTTTGTCCTTTGGTGAGCCAGTGGCACAACGAGAGGAGCCCCTGGGCAGCGTGAACGGAAAAGCAGAGACGGACGACAAGGAGAATAACAACGGCATAAGCACAGATGAGACTCAGGCAGTAAG tcCAGTCCCTAAGGGCCGCCTTGTTGAGGGCTCAGAGTTCCTGAATGAGCAGGACTCCGCCAAGGTGGGGTTGGTCTCAGGTCTCAACGGTAAATCCAACCAGTGGAGCTTTGAAGAACTCATTGACCTCAACGTTCACTCCAAGACTCGGCCCCTCATTGAGGCAGAGGACTGTAACCAGGTCTTGATCAACTGTGACGGAAGCTCAGATGGGACCAGGGTAGCCTTTGAGGACAAGGGAACCCCCGTCAACACCCTGCATTCCCCTAATCAGCCCATAGAAGCTCTGTCAG AGATTTGA
- the map7d3 gene encoding ensconsin isoform X10: MHTIFDVHVPVVSEFYRLRCVTRPCFRKKTEKENFIEMAEGTTTLKGLRAQMAAAAQAQAEERRSLAGNSPGPTTNAPAKPQGGSRPVIDGAALRIDDRLRVAKERREEAERQQVLRDSQIMERERKAKMQVERQMEERQKKVDEQRRKEEQKRLAVEEKRKQKQEEEKEHYEAVMRRTLERSQRVEQRQKRWSWGGLSTDTDGQTGDSDAGTSSPVTIVLSPASPEKPPRSQQVDKRSTSTMNLKQLSEGGINKRLSSSSATLIKSPDKTRRPPAGTVDGGVLSRLLTPTQASLARSRSAAALSAEGTDAPASASPLHPPRGPVRSRSIDRQKSSMTTSVSADGALDPSLKDKQFTSPGGQRPASPSTTMGRNRSPSPAPNPAPKRTPSPTASKQNPKTRPPSPSAMKQRPPSPQPMSAKPPPIQKPALTPTGASTLRKRDSKSKELCPIQAVSQQSSDSSKTKEKDDSKASTGTNSAAEAAKILAENRRLMREQKEREELLRIQREEEEKLRKEEEIRLAEEARLKRLEEEKKLAEERKIKDEEDARLAEEERVRMAEEEAVKQAELQKEREEAEAKALEEAERVRLERERIMQQNQQERMERKKRIEEIMKRTRKAEQNDLKRDGDKQDEGDEGDEGDEADEADEADEADEADEADEAEDYETQSQTDDIGMDDDKNESSLSFGEPVAQREEPLGSVNGKAETDDKENNNGISTDETQAVSPVPKGRLVEGSEFLNEQDSAKVGLVSGLNGKSNQWSFEELIDLNVHSKTRPLIEAEDCNQVLINCDGSSDGTRVAFEDKGTPVNTLHSPNQPIEALSEI; this comes from the exons ATGCACACTATCTTTGATGTCCACGTCCCCGTGGTGTCCGAGTTCTACCGGCTGCGATGTGTTACGCGCCCctgctttagaaaaaaaacagagaaggaAAACTTCATAGAAATGGCGGAGGGTACTACGACTCTCAAAGGCTTGCGAGCCCAAATGG CTGCAGCTGCACAGGCACAAGCCGAGGAGCGGCGCAGCCTGGCAGGAAACAGCCCAGGACCTACAACCAACGCACCAGCTAAACCTCAGGGGGGGAGTAGGCCAG TCATTGACGGTGCCGCACTTAGAATAGACGACCGGCTGCGAGTGGCAAAAGAGAGACGAGAGGAGGCAGAGAGACAACAGG TTTTGAGAGACTCTCAGATCATGGAGCGGGAGCGCAAGGCCAAGATGCAAGTGGAGCGTCAGATGGAGGAGCGTCAGAAAAAGGTTGATGAACAGCGAAGAAAGGAGGAGCAGAAACGATTGGCtgtggaggagaagaggaagcagaaacaggaagaggaaaag GAGCATTACGAGGCAGTGATGCGGCGGACATTGGAGCGCAGTCAGCGAGTGGAGCAGAGGCAGAAAAGATGGTCCTGGGGAGGACTGTCCACAGACACAGATGGACAAACAG GAGACTCTGATGCCGGCACCTCATCTCCAGTAACTATAGTTCTCTCCCCCGCCTCGCCAGAAAAGCCACCAAGGAGTCAACAAG TGGACAAGCGTTCCACATCCACCATGAATCTGAAACAGCTGTCCGAGGGTGGCATCAACAAACGCctatcctcctcctctgccaccCTTATCAAATCTCCTGACAAAA CTCGCAGGCCACCGGCCGGCACTGTGGACGGAGGGGTCCTTAGTCGCCTGCTCACCCCCACCCAGGCCTCACTAGCTAGGAGCAGGAGCGCCGCCGCCCTGTCAGCTGAAGGAACAGATGCTCCAG CCTCTGCCAGTCCCCTGCATCCACCAAGGGGACCTGTGCGCAGCCGCAGCATTGACCGGCAGAAGAGTAGCATGACCACCTCTGTGTCGGCCGACGGAGCCCTTGACCCTTCGCTG AAGGACAAGCAGTTTACATCGCCTGGAGGGCAACGTCCCGCCTCCCCATCTACTACCATGGGACGCAACCGTTCACCATCCCCAGCCCCCAATCCAGCCCCAAAGAGGACCCCCTCCCCAACAGCATCCAA GCAAAATCCTAAGACACGCCCACCCTCACCGAGTGCAATGAAACAGCGCCCCCCATCCCCCCAGCCTATGTCAGCCAAACCTCCACCTATCCAGAAACCAGCTCTCACTCCAACAGGGGCCTCCACCTTGCGAAAAAGGGACTCCAAGTCCAAGGAACTGTGTCCGATCCAGGCTGTGTCTCAACAGTCCTCTGATTCCAGCAAGACCAAAGAGAAAGATG ACTCTAAAGCCTCAACGGGCACCAACTCGGCCGCTGAGGCAGCCAAGATCCTGGCGGAGAACCGCAGACTGATGCgagagcagaaagagagagaggagctgctcaggatacagagggaggaagaggagaa GCTGAGAAAGGAAGAAGAGATACGTTTAGCGGAAGAGGCACGACTGAAACGCctagaggaggagaagaaactTGCAGAGGAAAGGAAAATTAAAGACGAGGAAGATGCTCGCCTAGCCGAGGAGGAGCGGGTGAGAATGGCAGAAGAGGAGGCAGTGAAACAGGCCGAGCTCCAGAAGGAACGGGAGGAGGCTGAGGCCAAGGCCCtggaggaggcagagagagtCCGTCTGGAGAGAGAGCGCATCATGCAGCAGAACCAGCAAGAACGAATGGAGAGGAAGAAG AGAATTGAAGAGATAATGAAGAGAACAAGAAAAGCGGAGCAAAATGACTTGAAG AGAGATGGTGATAAACAGGACGAGGGAGACGAGGGAGACGAGGGGGACGAGGCAGACGAGGCAGACGAGGCAGACGAGGCAGACGAGGCAGACGAGGCAGACGAGGCAGAGGACTATGAAACCCAGA GCCAGACAGATGACATCGGCATGGACGATGACAAAAATGAGAGTAGTTTGTCCTTTGGTGAGCCAGTGGCACAACGAGAGGAGCCCCTGGGCAGCGTGAACGGAAAAGCAGAGACGGACGACAAGGAGAATAACAACGGCATAAGCACAGATGAGACTCAGGCAGTAAG tcCAGTCCCTAAGGGCCGCCTTGTTGAGGGCTCAGAGTTCCTGAATGAGCAGGACTCCGCCAAGGTGGGGTTGGTCTCAGGTCTCAACGGTAAATCCAACCAGTGGAGCTTTGAAGAACTCATTGACCTCAACGTTCACTCCAAGACTCGGCCCCTCATTGAGGCAGAGGACTGTAACCAGGTCTTGATCAACTGTGACGGAAGCTCAGATGGGACCAGGGTAGCCTTTGAGGACAAGGGAACCCCCGTCAACACCCTGCATTCCCCTAATCAGCCCATAGAAGCTCTGTCAG AGATTTGA
- the map7d3 gene encoding ensconsin isoform X9: protein MHTIFDVHVPVVSEFYRLRCVTRPCFRKKTEKENFIEMAEGTTTLKGLRAQMAAAAQAQAEERRSLAGNSPGPTTNAPAKPQGGSRPVIDGAALRIDDRLRVAKERREEAERQQVLRDSQIMERERKAKMQVERQMEERQKKVDEQRRKEEQKRLAVEEKRKQKQEEEKEHYEAVMRRTLERSQRVEQRQKRWSWGGLSTDTDGQTGDSDAGTSSPVTIVLSPASPEKPPRSQQVDKRSTSTMNLKQLSEGGINKRLSSSSATLIKSPDKTRRPPAGTVDGGVLSRLLTPTQASLARSRSAAALSAEGTDAPECHLCPRSASASPLHPPRGPVRSRSIDRQKSSMTTSVSADGALDPSLKDKQFTSPGGQRPASPSTTMGRNRSPSPAPNPAPKRTPSPTASKQNPKTRPPSPSAMKQRPPSPQPMSAKPPPIQKPALTPTGASTLRKRDSKSKELCPIQAVSQQSSDSSKTKEKDDSKASTGTNSAAEAAKILAENRRLMREQKEREELLRIQREEEEKLRKEEEIRLAEEARLKRLEEEKKLAEERKIKDEEDARLAEEERVRMAEEEAVKQAELQKEREEAEAKALEEAERVRLERERIMQQNQQERMERKKRIEEIMKRTRKAEQNDLKRDGDKQDEGDEGDEGDEADEADEADEADEADEADEAEDYETQSQTDDIGMDDDKNESSLSFGEPVAQREEPLGSVNGKAETDDKENNNGISTDETQAVSPVPKGRLVEGSEFLNEQDSAKVGLVSGLNGKSNQWSFEELIDLNVHSKTRPLIEAEDCNQVLINCDGSSDGTRVAFEDKGTPVNTLHSPNQPIEALSEI, encoded by the exons ATGCACACTATCTTTGATGTCCACGTCCCCGTGGTGTCCGAGTTCTACCGGCTGCGATGTGTTACGCGCCCctgctttagaaaaaaaacagagaaggaAAACTTCATAGAAATGGCGGAGGGTACTACGACTCTCAAAGGCTTGCGAGCCCAAATGG CTGCAGCTGCACAGGCACAAGCCGAGGAGCGGCGCAGCCTGGCAGGAAACAGCCCAGGACCTACAACCAACGCACCAGCTAAACCTCAGGGGGGGAGTAGGCCAG TCATTGACGGTGCCGCACTTAGAATAGACGACCGGCTGCGAGTGGCAAAAGAGAGACGAGAGGAGGCAGAGAGACAACAGG TTTTGAGAGACTCTCAGATCATGGAGCGGGAGCGCAAGGCCAAGATGCAAGTGGAGCGTCAGATGGAGGAGCGTCAGAAAAAGGTTGATGAACAGCGAAGAAAGGAGGAGCAGAAACGATTGGCtgtggaggagaagaggaagcagaaacaggaagaggaaaag GAGCATTACGAGGCAGTGATGCGGCGGACATTGGAGCGCAGTCAGCGAGTGGAGCAGAGGCAGAAAAGATGGTCCTGGGGAGGACTGTCCACAGACACAGATGGACAAACAG GAGACTCTGATGCCGGCACCTCATCTCCAGTAACTATAGTTCTCTCCCCCGCCTCGCCAGAAAAGCCACCAAGGAGTCAACAAG TGGACAAGCGTTCCACATCCACCATGAATCTGAAACAGCTGTCCGAGGGTGGCATCAACAAACGCctatcctcctcctctgccaccCTTATCAAATCTCCTGACAAAA CTCGCAGGCCACCGGCCGGCACTGTGGACGGAGGGGTCCTTAGTCGCCTGCTCACCCCCACCCAGGCCTCACTAGCTAGGAGCAGGAGCGCCGCCGCCCTGTCAGCTGAAGGAACAGATGCTCCAG AGTGTCACCTGTGTCCTCGCTCAGCCTCTGCCAGTCCCCTGCATCCACCAAGGGGACCTGTGCGCAGCCGCAGCATTGACCGGCAGAAGAGTAGCATGACCACCTCTGTGTCGGCCGACGGAGCCCTTGACCCTTCGCTG AAGGACAAGCAGTTTACATCGCCTGGAGGGCAACGTCCCGCCTCCCCATCTACTACCATGGGACGCAACCGTTCACCATCCCCAGCCCCCAATCCAGCCCCAAAGAGGACCCCCTCCCCAACAGCATCCAA GCAAAATCCTAAGACACGCCCACCCTCACCGAGTGCAATGAAACAGCGCCCCCCATCCCCCCAGCCTATGTCAGCCAAACCTCCACCTATCCAGAAACCAGCTCTCACTCCAACAGGGGCCTCCACCTTGCGAAAAAGGGACTCCAAGTCCAAGGAACTGTGTCCGATCCAGGCTGTGTCTCAACAGTCCTCTGATTCCAGCAAGACCAAAGAGAAAGATG ACTCTAAAGCCTCAACGGGCACCAACTCGGCCGCTGAGGCAGCCAAGATCCTGGCGGAGAACCGCAGACTGATGCgagagcagaaagagagagaggagctgctcaggatacagagggaggaagaggagaa GCTGAGAAAGGAAGAAGAGATACGTTTAGCGGAAGAGGCACGACTGAAACGCctagaggaggagaagaaactTGCAGAGGAAAGGAAAATTAAAGACGAGGAAGATGCTCGCCTAGCCGAGGAGGAGCGGGTGAGAATGGCAGAAGAGGAGGCAGTGAAACAGGCCGAGCTCCAGAAGGAACGGGAGGAGGCTGAGGCCAAGGCCCtggaggaggcagagagagtCCGTCTGGAGAGAGAGCGCATCATGCAGCAGAACCAGCAAGAACGAATGGAGAGGAAGAAG AGAATTGAAGAGATAATGAAGAGAACAAGAAAAGCGGAGCAAAATGACTTGAAG AGAGATGGTGATAAACAGGACGAGGGAGACGAGGGAGACGAGGGGGACGAGGCAGACGAGGCAGACGAGGCAGACGAGGCAGACGAGGCAGACGAGGCAGACGAGGCAGAGGACTATGAAACCCAGA GCCAGACAGATGACATCGGCATGGACGATGACAAAAATGAGAGTAGTTTGTCCTTTGGTGAGCCAGTGGCACAACGAGAGGAGCCCCTGGGCAGCGTGAACGGAAAAGCAGAGACGGACGACAAGGAGAATAACAACGGCATAAGCACAGATGAGACTCAGGCAGTAAG tcCAGTCCCTAAGGGCCGCCTTGTTGAGGGCTCAGAGTTCCTGAATGAGCAGGACTCCGCCAAGGTGGGGTTGGTCTCAGGTCTCAACGGTAAATCCAACCAGTGGAGCTTTGAAGAACTCATTGACCTCAACGTTCACTCCAAGACTCGGCCCCTCATTGAGGCAGAGGACTGTAACCAGGTCTTGATCAACTGTGACGGAAGCTCAGATGGGACCAGGGTAGCCTTTGAGGACAAGGGAACCCCCGTCAACACCCTGCATTCCCCTAATCAGCCCATAGAAGCTCTGTCAG AGATTTGA
- the map7d3 gene encoding ensconsin isoform X17: MHTIFDVHVPVVSEFYRLRCVTRPCFRKKTEKENFIEMAEGTTTLKGLRAQMAAAAQAQAEERRSLAGNSPGPTTNAPAKPQGGSRPVIDGAALRIDDRLRVAKERREEAERQQVLRDSQIMERERKAKMQVERQMEERQKKVDEQRRKEEQKRLAVEEKRKQKQEEEKEHYEAVMRRTLERSQRVEQRQKRWSWGGLSTDTDGQTARRPPAGTVDGGVLSRLLTPTQASLARSRSAAALSAEGTDAPASASPLHPPRGPVRSRSIDRQKSSMTTSVSADGALDPSLKDKQFTSPGGQRPASPSTTMGRNRSPSPAPNPAPKRTPSPTASKQNPKTRPPSPSAMKQRPPSPQPMSAKPPPIQKPALTPTGASTLRKRDSKSKELCPIQAVSQQSSDSSKTKEKDDSKASTGTNSAAEAAKILAENRRLMREQKEREELLRIQREEEEKLRKEEEIRLAEEARLKRLEEEKKLAEERKIKDEEDARLAEEERVRMAEEEAVKQAELQKEREEAEAKALEEAERVRLERERIMQQNQQERMERKKRIEEIMKRTRKAEQNDLKRDGDKQDEGDEGDEGDEADEADEADEADEADEADEAEDYETQSQTDDIGMDDDKNESSLSFGEPVAQREEPLGSVNGKAETDDKENNNGISTDETQAVSPVPKGRLVEGSEFLNEQDSAKVGLVSGLNGKSNQWSFEELIDLNVHSKTRPLIEAEDCNQVLINCDGSSDGTRVAFEDKGTPVNTLHSPNQPIEALSEI; this comes from the exons ATGCACACTATCTTTGATGTCCACGTCCCCGTGGTGTCCGAGTTCTACCGGCTGCGATGTGTTACGCGCCCctgctttagaaaaaaaacagagaaggaAAACTTCATAGAAATGGCGGAGGGTACTACGACTCTCAAAGGCTTGCGAGCCCAAATGG CTGCAGCTGCACAGGCACAAGCCGAGGAGCGGCGCAGCCTGGCAGGAAACAGCCCAGGACCTACAACCAACGCACCAGCTAAACCTCAGGGGGGGAGTAGGCCAG TCATTGACGGTGCCGCACTTAGAATAGACGACCGGCTGCGAGTGGCAAAAGAGAGACGAGAGGAGGCAGAGAGACAACAGG TTTTGAGAGACTCTCAGATCATGGAGCGGGAGCGCAAGGCCAAGATGCAAGTGGAGCGTCAGATGGAGGAGCGTCAGAAAAAGGTTGATGAACAGCGAAGAAAGGAGGAGCAGAAACGATTGGCtgtggaggagaagaggaagcagaaacaggaagaggaaaag GAGCATTACGAGGCAGTGATGCGGCGGACATTGGAGCGCAGTCAGCGAGTGGAGCAGAGGCAGAAAAGATGGTCCTGGGGAGGACTGTCCACAGACACAGATGGACAAACAG CTCGCAGGCCACCGGCCGGCACTGTGGACGGAGGGGTCCTTAGTCGCCTGCTCACCCCCACCCAGGCCTCACTAGCTAGGAGCAGGAGCGCCGCCGCCCTGTCAGCTGAAGGAACAGATGCTCCAG CCTCTGCCAGTCCCCTGCATCCACCAAGGGGACCTGTGCGCAGCCGCAGCATTGACCGGCAGAAGAGTAGCATGACCACCTCTGTGTCGGCCGACGGAGCCCTTGACCCTTCGCTG AAGGACAAGCAGTTTACATCGCCTGGAGGGCAACGTCCCGCCTCCCCATCTACTACCATGGGACGCAACCGTTCACCATCCCCAGCCCCCAATCCAGCCCCAAAGAGGACCCCCTCCCCAACAGCATCCAA GCAAAATCCTAAGACACGCCCACCCTCACCGAGTGCAATGAAACAGCGCCCCCCATCCCCCCAGCCTATGTCAGCCAAACCTCCACCTATCCAGAAACCAGCTCTCACTCCAACAGGGGCCTCCACCTTGCGAAAAAGGGACTCCAAGTCCAAGGAACTGTGTCCGATCCAGGCTGTGTCTCAACAGTCCTCTGATTCCAGCAAGACCAAAGAGAAAGATG ACTCTAAAGCCTCAACGGGCACCAACTCGGCCGCTGAGGCAGCCAAGATCCTGGCGGAGAACCGCAGACTGATGCgagagcagaaagagagagaggagctgctcaggatacagagggaggaagaggagaa GCTGAGAAAGGAAGAAGAGATACGTTTAGCGGAAGAGGCACGACTGAAACGCctagaggaggagaagaaactTGCAGAGGAAAGGAAAATTAAAGACGAGGAAGATGCTCGCCTAGCCGAGGAGGAGCGGGTGAGAATGGCAGAAGAGGAGGCAGTGAAACAGGCCGAGCTCCAGAAGGAACGGGAGGAGGCTGAGGCCAAGGCCCtggaggaggcagagagagtCCGTCTGGAGAGAGAGCGCATCATGCAGCAGAACCAGCAAGAACGAATGGAGAGGAAGAAG AGAATTGAAGAGATAATGAAGAGAACAAGAAAAGCGGAGCAAAATGACTTGAAG AGAGATGGTGATAAACAGGACGAGGGAGACGAGGGAGACGAGGGGGACGAGGCAGACGAGGCAGACGAGGCAGACGAGGCAGACGAGGCAGACGAGGCAGACGAGGCAGAGGACTATGAAACCCAGA GCCAGACAGATGACATCGGCATGGACGATGACAAAAATGAGAGTAGTTTGTCCTTTGGTGAGCCAGTGGCACAACGAGAGGAGCCCCTGGGCAGCGTGAACGGAAAAGCAGAGACGGACGACAAGGAGAATAACAACGGCATAAGCACAGATGAGACTCAGGCAGTAAG tcCAGTCCCTAAGGGCCGCCTTGTTGAGGGCTCAGAGTTCCTGAATGAGCAGGACTCCGCCAAGGTGGGGTTGGTCTCAGGTCTCAACGGTAAATCCAACCAGTGGAGCTTTGAAGAACTCATTGACCTCAACGTTCACTCCAAGACTCGGCCCCTCATTGAGGCAGAGGACTGTAACCAGGTCTTGATCAACTGTGACGGAAGCTCAGATGGGACCAGGGTAGCCTTTGAGGACAAGGGAACCCCCGTCAACACCCTGCATTCCCCTAATCAGCCCATAGAAGCTCTGTCAG AGATTTGA